Proteins encoded together in one Thermomonospora curvata DSM 43183 window:
- the glf gene encoding UDP-galactopyranose mutase encodes MDADLVVVGSGFFGLTVAERCANLFGTRVLVLERRDHIGGNAYSESEPQTGIEVHRYGAHLFHTSNERVWEYVNRFTSFTDYRHRVYTNFKGQIYPMPINLGTICQYFGRAFTPDEARALIAEQAAEVSSPRNLEEKAISLIGRPLYEAFIRGYTAKQWQTDPKELPAEIITRLPVRYTFDNRYFNDKYEGLPVDGYTAWLERMADHPKIEIRLNTDFFDLKDDIVGNVPVVYTGPLDRYFDYAEGELGWRTLDFEMEVKPTGDFQGTAVMNYADEDVPYTRIHEFRHFHPERDHYPPDKTVIVREYSRFAGRDDEPYYPINTPDDRARLLRYRELAKQEDGVLFGGRLGTYKYLDMHMAIASALNMVDNRLKPHFTEGARLVSGGMDE; translated from the coding sequence GTGGACGCTGATCTCGTGGTCGTCGGATCGGGCTTCTTCGGGCTCACCGTCGCCGAGCGCTGTGCCAACCTGTTCGGGACTCGCGTACTGGTCCTGGAGCGACGCGATCACATCGGCGGCAACGCCTACAGCGAAAGCGAGCCGCAGACCGGTATCGAGGTGCACCGGTACGGTGCCCACCTGTTCCACACCTCCAACGAGCGGGTCTGGGAGTACGTCAACCGGTTCACCTCCTTCACCGACTACCGGCACCGCGTCTACACCAACTTCAAGGGCCAGATCTACCCGATGCCGATCAACCTCGGCACCATCTGCCAGTACTTCGGCCGCGCCTTCACCCCCGATGAGGCCCGGGCGCTGATCGCCGAGCAGGCCGCCGAGGTCTCCTCTCCGCGCAACCTGGAGGAGAAGGCGATCTCCCTGATCGGACGCCCGCTGTATGAGGCGTTCATCCGCGGCTACACCGCCAAGCAGTGGCAGACCGACCCCAAGGAGCTGCCGGCGGAGATCATCACCCGCCTGCCGGTGCGGTACACCTTCGACAACCGCTACTTCAACGACAAGTACGAAGGGCTGCCGGTGGACGGCTACACCGCCTGGCTGGAGCGGATGGCCGACCACCCCAAGATCGAGATCCGGCTGAACACCGACTTCTTCGACCTCAAAGACGACATCGTCGGCAACGTCCCGGTCGTCTACACCGGCCCGCTGGACCGCTACTTCGACTACGCCGAAGGCGAGCTGGGCTGGCGGACGCTGGACTTTGAGATGGAGGTCAAGCCCACCGGGGACTTCCAGGGCACCGCGGTGATGAACTACGCCGACGAGGACGTGCCCTACACCCGCATCCACGAGTTCCGGCACTTCCACCCCGAACGCGACCACTACCCGCCGGACAAGACGGTGATCGTGCGGGAGTACTCCCGCTTCGCCGGCCGGGACGACGAGCCCTACTACCCGATCAACACCCCCGACGACCGGGCCCGGCTGCTGCGCTACCGCGAGCTGGCCAAGCAGGAGGACGGGGTGCTGTTCGGCGGACGGCTCGGCACCTACAAGTACCTCGACATGCACATGGCCATCGCCAGCGCCCTCAACATGGTCGACAACCGGCTGAAGCCGCACTTCACCGAAGGTGCCCGGCTGGTCAGCGGAGGAATGGACGAATGA
- a CDS encoding ABC transporter permease, whose translation MTQAPSLPPLLEPDASGGLLEVFRRRYLLRLLVRRELRARYKSSVLGLGWSYVRPAVYFCVYFFVVGYVLGAGRKLENFGVYLFSGMVLINLFNEILHSSTRSVTGHAALVRKIFLPRELFPVASVLVSLVHFVPGLVILLAATTALGWRPDVAALGGALAGFVIIVLLGLGAGLLLAAGNVFLRDLEQAVDVTAVVFMWSAPMIYPWTFVRDVAPGWVLDLYLLNPLVTAVSLFQRAFWAPGIEGQFTFPPDLALRTVGSLAFALVVFSIGQQVFAVAQRRFGQEL comes from the coding sequence ATGACGCAAGCCCCCTCGCTTCCCCCACTGCTGGAGCCGGACGCCTCCGGAGGGCTGCTGGAGGTCTTCCGCCGTCGTTACCTGCTGCGGCTGCTGGTCCGGCGGGAGCTGCGGGCCCGTTACAAAAGCTCGGTGCTCGGGCTGGGCTGGTCGTATGTGCGGCCGGCGGTGTACTTCTGCGTCTACTTCTTCGTCGTCGGGTACGTGCTCGGCGCCGGGCGCAAGCTGGAGAACTTCGGGGTCTACCTGTTCTCCGGCATGGTGCTGATCAACTTGTTCAACGAGATCCTGCACTCGTCCACCCGCTCGGTGACCGGGCACGCGGCGCTGGTCCGCAAGATCTTCCTGCCCCGGGAGCTGTTCCCGGTGGCCTCGGTGCTGGTGTCGCTGGTGCACTTCGTGCCGGGGCTGGTGATCCTGCTGGCGGCCACCACCGCGCTGGGCTGGCGGCCGGATGTGGCCGCGCTGGGCGGGGCGCTGGCCGGCTTCGTCATCATCGTGCTGCTCGGCCTGGGCGCCGGGCTGCTGCTGGCCGCCGGGAACGTGTTCCTGCGGGACCTGGAACAGGCCGTCGACGTCACCGCCGTGGTGTTCATGTGGTCGGCGCCGATGATCTACCCGTGGACGTTCGTGCGGGACGTCGCCCCGGGCTGGGTGCTGGACCTGTACCTGCTCAACCCGCTGGTCACCGCGGTGTCGCTGTTCCAGCGGGCGTTTTGGGCCCCGGGAATCGAGGGGCAGTTCACCTTCCCGCCCGACCTGGCCCTGCGCACGGTGGGGTCGCTGGCGTTCGCGCTGGTGGTCTTCTCCATCGGCCAGCAGGTGTTCGCGGTCGCCCAGCGGCGTTTCGGGCAGGAGTTGTAA
- a CDS encoding ABC transporter ATP-binding protein, which produces MTTAIVVDSVTKEFRLRHARSLKDLAVRTMRRQSLAERFLALDNVSLTVQQGEAVALMGLNGSGKSTLLKMISGVMRPDRGTVRVRGRIAGLIDVGAGLHPELTGRENIFLNGAILGMSEAEIRRKFDSIVEFSGVERFLDGQVKFYSSGMFMRLAFSIAVHTEPDVFLIDEVLAVGDPPFRRKCQDRIRALRAEGRTMVIVAHDIKMLTELCDRGVMMRGGRVVFDGDVNVAGQMWREDRRARRQGKAVAGQAGRPLAPRG; this is translated from the coding sequence ATGACAACAGCCATCGTCGTCGACTCGGTCACCAAGGAGTTCCGGCTCCGCCACGCGCGCTCGCTCAAGGACCTGGCGGTGCGCACGATGCGCCGGCAGTCGCTGGCCGAGCGCTTCCTCGCGCTCGACAACGTCAGCCTGACCGTGCAGCAGGGCGAGGCGGTCGCGCTGATGGGGCTGAACGGCTCGGGCAAGAGCACCCTGCTGAAGATGATCTCCGGGGTGATGCGGCCGGACCGCGGCACGGTGCGGGTGCGCGGCCGCATCGCCGGGCTGATCGACGTGGGCGCCGGACTGCACCCGGAGCTGACCGGCCGGGAGAACATCTTCCTCAACGGGGCGATCCTCGGCATGAGCGAGGCGGAGATCCGCCGCAAGTTCGACTCGATCGTCGAGTTCTCCGGGGTGGAACGCTTCCTGGACGGCCAGGTCAAGTTCTACTCCTCCGGCATGTTCATGCGGCTGGCGTTCTCCATCGCCGTGCACACCGAGCCGGATGTGTTCCTCATCGACGAGGTGCTGGCGGTCGGCGACCCGCCGTTCCGCCGCAAGTGCCAAGACCGCATCCGCGCGCTGCGCGCCGAGGGCCGCACCATGGTGATCGTGGCGCACGACATCAAGATGCTGACCGAGCTGTGCGACCGCGGGGTGATGATGCGCGGCGGCCGGGTGGTCTTCGACGGCGATGTGAACGTGGCCGGTCAGATGTGGCGGGAGGACCGCCGGGCGCGCCGCCAGGGCAAGGCGGTGGCCGGCCAGGCCGGCCGTCCGCTGGCGCCGCGCGGCTGA
- a CDS encoding glycosyltransferase: protein MTATGRIAAVIVTYNRRELLREALDAVMAQTRRPDLVVVVDNASDDGTGELLAERAGEVDLVALTHNTGGAGGFAAGIARALQRGADWVWLLDDDTVPTPTALAELAAVADPAALVASAVRWTDGRPHPMNTPRPKPGASAAERAAARALGCVPIRSASFVSVLVDARAIRESGLPIADYFLWNDDFEFTTRILRGRRGLLCPASVVIHKTRTFGSTDADPGERFFYEVRNKVWLFTRSPGLAPAERVLYAGSTVRRWAKTFIRSQDRATLRKGLAAGLVAGLRSGPRPNRQVLSRAGFPARPAARRTAPPTAGR from the coding sequence GTGACCGCGACCGGCCGCATCGCGGCGGTCATCGTCACCTACAACCGCCGCGAGCTGCTGCGCGAGGCGCTGGATGCGGTCATGGCGCAGACCCGCCGGCCCGACCTGGTGGTGGTGGTCGACAACGCCTCCGACGACGGCACCGGCGAGCTGCTGGCCGAACGCGCCGGCGAGGTGGACCTGGTCGCGCTGACGCACAACACCGGCGGGGCCGGCGGGTTCGCCGCCGGCATCGCCCGGGCGCTGCAGCGCGGCGCCGACTGGGTGTGGCTGCTGGACGACGACACCGTGCCCACCCCCACCGCGCTGGCCGAGCTGGCGGCGGTCGCCGACCCGGCGGCGCTGGTCGCCAGCGCGGTGCGCTGGACCGACGGCCGGCCGCACCCGATGAACACCCCCCGGCCCAAGCCCGGCGCCTCGGCCGCCGAACGCGCCGCCGCCCGCGCGCTGGGCTGCGTGCCCATCCGCTCGGCGTCCTTTGTGTCGGTGCTGGTGGACGCCCGGGCGATCCGCGAGAGCGGGCTGCCGATCGCCGACTACTTCCTGTGGAACGACGACTTTGAGTTCACCACCCGGATCCTGCGCGGCCGGCGGGGCCTGCTGTGCCCGGCCAGCGTGGTGATCCACAAGACCCGCACCTTCGGCTCCACCGACGCCGACCCGGGGGAGCGCTTCTTCTACGAGGTGCGCAACAAGGTCTGGCTGTTCACCCGCAGCCCCGGCCTCGCCCCGGCCGAACGGGTGCTGTATGCGGGTTCGACGGTGCGGCGCTGGGCCAAGACGTTCATCCGCTCCCAGGACCGGGCGACCCTCCGCAAAGGGCTGGCCGCCGGGCTGGTGGCGGGACTGCGGTCGGGGCCCAGGCCGAACCGGCAGGTGCTCAGCCGGGCGGGATTCCCCGCGCGGCCAGCAGCTCGGCGAACAGCTCCTCCCACTGCCGGGCGATGA
- a CDS encoding glycosyltransferase, protein MSEQMRVLQRVVMPLDRDLDVVRLYLDDRIGKGRPEVEPTGKNKQQVVEDEGGAHEPLLSIDVDTMTRRGVTVPIGRRLSLCTYFNAFPAGYWRRWSVLEEVRLRVRVRGEGTLIVYRSNAKGHVQRVTSAHVDSTEVSEHRFKLPLKPFIDGGWYWFDLVAGQRSIELVEAEWLTAEAGGRRQGRINIGITTFNRPAFCVDQLAALARAEEVLEVIEEILIIDQGTQRVADHPGFAEAAQALGAKLRMIEQPNLGGSGGFARAMEETARADRADYVLLLDDDVITEPEGILRAVTFADLARTPTIVGGHMFSLYDRSVLHAYGETLEKYRWFWGPAPNTKHGHDFAARGLRQTPWLHRRIDVDYNGWWMCLIPTEVIHKIGLPMPMFIKWDDAEYGVRAGKAGFPTVSLPGVAVWHVPWHEKDDTIDWQAYYHERNRLVSALLHSPYERGGNLLKESLFVSIKHALAMQYSAAELMLMAIEDVLSGPEHMHRQLATKLPEIREFRKRFSDARGVERIEQLPPVRSKPPRKGRMPTKPGSRLGMIRKAAVSGLKQFRPVDPKARVNPQAIVPHIDLAWWRLADLDSALVSAADGTGVFWYQRDRKEFRSLLQRTSALHARLLKEWPELSRRYRQAVPQLVAPESWWDNFQAAPKAGDR, encoded by the coding sequence ATGAGCGAGCAGATGCGCGTCCTGCAGCGGGTCGTGATGCCCCTCGACCGCGACCTGGACGTGGTCCGGCTCTACCTGGACGACCGGATCGGCAAGGGCCGCCCGGAGGTCGAGCCGACCGGCAAGAACAAACAACAGGTCGTCGAGGACGAGGGCGGCGCGCACGAGCCGCTGCTGTCCATCGACGTCGACACCATGACCCGCCGCGGCGTCACCGTCCCGATCGGCCGGCGGCTGTCGCTGTGCACCTACTTCAACGCCTTCCCCGCCGGCTACTGGCGGCGCTGGAGCGTGCTGGAGGAGGTCCGGCTGCGGGTGCGGGTGCGCGGCGAGGGCACCCTGATCGTCTACCGCTCCAACGCCAAGGGCCACGTGCAGCGCGTCACCTCCGCGCACGTGGACTCCACCGAGGTCTCCGAGCACCGCTTCAAGCTGCCGCTCAAGCCGTTCATCGACGGCGGCTGGTACTGGTTCGACCTGGTCGCCGGGCAGCGGTCGATCGAGCTGGTGGAGGCCGAGTGGCTGACCGCCGAGGCCGGCGGGCGGCGCCAGGGCCGCATCAACATCGGGATCACCACCTTCAACCGTCCCGCCTTCTGCGTCGACCAGCTGGCGGCGCTCGCCCGCGCCGAGGAGGTGCTGGAGGTGATCGAGGAGATCCTCATCATCGACCAGGGCACCCAGCGGGTGGCCGACCACCCGGGCTTTGCGGAGGCGGCGCAGGCGCTGGGCGCCAAGCTGCGCATGATCGAGCAGCCCAACCTGGGCGGCTCCGGCGGTTTTGCCCGCGCCATGGAGGAGACCGCCCGCGCCGATCGCGCCGACTATGTGCTGCTGCTGGACGACGACGTCATCACCGAGCCGGAGGGCATCCTGCGCGCGGTGACGTTCGCCGACCTGGCCCGCACCCCCACCATCGTCGGCGGCCACATGTTCAGCCTCTATGACCGTTCGGTGCTGCACGCCTACGGCGAGACGCTGGAGAAGTACCGCTGGTTCTGGGGGCCAGCGCCCAACACCAAGCACGGCCACGACTTCGCCGCCCGGGGCCTGCGCCAGACCCCCTGGCTGCACCGGCGCATCGACGTGGACTACAACGGCTGGTGGATGTGCCTGATCCCCACCGAGGTGATTCACAAGATCGGCCTGCCCATGCCGATGTTCATCAAGTGGGACGACGCCGAGTACGGCGTCCGGGCCGGCAAGGCCGGTTTCCCCACCGTCTCGCTGCCGGGGGTGGCCGTCTGGCACGTGCCCTGGCACGAAAAGGACGACACCATCGACTGGCAGGCCTACTACCACGAGCGCAACCGGCTGGTCTCGGCGCTGCTGCACTCCCCGTACGAGCGCGGCGGCAACCTGCTCAAGGAAAGCCTGTTCGTGTCCATCAAGCACGCCCTGGCCATGCAGTACTCGGCCGCCGAGCTGATGCTGATGGCGATCGAGGACGTGCTGAGCGGGCCGGAGCACATGCACCGGCAGCTGGCCACCAAGCTCCCGGAGATCCGCGAGTTCCGCAAGCGCTTCAGCGACGCCCGGGGCGTGGAGCGCATCGAGCAGCTGCCGCCGGTGCGCAGCAAGCCGCCGCGCAAGGGCCGCATGCCCACCAAGCCGGGCAGCCGGCTGGGCATGATCCGCAAGGCCGCCGTCAGCGGGCTCAAGCAGTTCCGCCCGGTCGACCCCAAGGCGCGCGTCAACCCGCAGGCCATCGTCCCGCACATCGACCTGGCCTGGTGGCGGCTGGCCGACCTGGACAGCGCGCTGGTGTCGGCCGCCGACGGCACCGGGGTGTTCTGGTACCAGCGGGACCGCAAGGAGTTCCGCAGCCTGCTGCAGCGGACCTCCGCGCTGCACGCCCGGCTGCTGAAGGAGTGGCCGGAGCTGTCGCGGCGCTACCGCCAGGCGGTGCCGCAGCTCGTCGCCCCGGAGAGCTGGTGGGACAACTTCCAAGCCGCCCCGAAGGCCGGTGATCGATGA
- a CDS encoding glycosyltransferase family 4 protein: MRIRYLVRFGYGINGITRSVITQANALAAAGHQVEVVSLRRHSERPHFRLDPRVRMFPLIDDFDRDPSWWETAAALDERSAPLLGSGHARLKPPQRFSELEERECARYVGELRDGVLVTTQPPLSLFAIRYGSPHFVHIAQEHVNYDFYGQSMRQLMTEHFGKLDAIVTLTAADAAAYRRAFPADRGGPVIRQIPNALHRWGFPPAPLNRPVISAVGRLQHEKGFDLLIEAFEQVAAAHPDWQLRIYGAGPLKPALRSMIEQRHLYNHVLLMGPSDDLDAEYPKSSLLVLSSRYEGFGLVLLEAMAHGLPVVAFDCPHGPGEIIDHGRTGLLVPPQDVAALAAAVGKLIDSPELRAELGAAGRRKAERYRPEIIARQWEELFAELLAARGIPPG; encoded by the coding sequence GTGAGAATTCGCTACCTGGTCCGGTTCGGTTACGGGATCAACGGCATCACCAGGTCGGTCATCACCCAGGCCAACGCCCTGGCGGCCGCCGGGCACCAGGTCGAGGTGGTCAGCCTGCGGCGCCACAGTGAGCGGCCACATTTCCGGCTCGACCCGCGGGTGCGGATGTTTCCGCTGATCGATGACTTCGACCGCGACCCCTCCTGGTGGGAGACGGCGGCGGCGCTGGATGAGCGCTCGGCGCCGCTGCTGGGCTCGGGACACGCCCGCCTCAAGCCTCCCCAGCGCTTCTCCGAGCTGGAAGAACGCGAATGCGCCCGCTATGTGGGCGAGCTGCGGGACGGGGTGCTCGTCACCACGCAGCCGCCGCTGTCGCTGTTCGCCATCCGCTACGGGTCTCCGCACTTCGTGCACATCGCCCAGGAGCACGTCAACTACGACTTCTATGGGCAGTCCATGCGGCAGCTGATGACCGAGCACTTCGGGAAGCTCGACGCCATCGTGACGCTGACCGCCGCCGACGCGGCCGCCTACCGCAGGGCCTTCCCCGCCGACCGGGGCGGACCGGTGATCCGGCAGATCCCCAACGCCCTGCACCGCTGGGGATTCCCCCCGGCGCCGCTGAACCGCCCGGTGATCTCGGCGGTGGGGCGGCTGCAGCACGAAAAGGGCTTCGACCTGCTGATCGAGGCGTTCGAGCAGGTCGCCGCCGCGCACCCGGACTGGCAGCTGCGCATCTACGGGGCGGGGCCGCTCAAGCCCGCGCTGCGCTCGATGATCGAACAGCGGCACCTGTACAACCACGTGCTGCTGATGGGGCCGAGCGACGACCTCGACGCCGAGTACCCCAAAAGCTCACTGCTGGTGCTCAGCTCCCGCTATGAGGGGTTCGGGCTGGTGCTGCTGGAGGCGATGGCGCACGGGCTGCCGGTGGTGGCCTTCGACTGCCCCCACGGCCCCGGCGAGATCATCGACCACGGCCGCACCGGGCTGCTGGTGCCGCCGCAGGACGTGGCCGCCCTCGCCGCGGCCGTCGGCAAGCTGATCGACTCGCCTGAACTGCGGGCCGAGCTGGGGGCGGCCGGGCGGCGCAAGGCCGAACGGTACCGCCCGGAGATCATCGCCCGGCAGTGGGAGGAGCTGTTCGCCGAGCTGCTGGCCGCGCGGGGAATCCCGCCCGGCTGA